In Amycolatopsis endophytica, the following are encoded in one genomic region:
- a CDS encoding SGNH/GDSL hydrolase family protein translates to MRGYDSYVALGDSFTEGLNDENPDGTFRGWADRLAEILAEGGPGFQYANLALRGKMLAEIIEEQVPIALEIKPDLVTLCAGGNDVIVPGSDVDDIAAQLDEVIGKLRAAGIDVLVFNGPDTKHLPVMSVLRGKIGIYNAHLWTSAARHGAKIVDLWAMDPLHDPRAWSDDRLHFTAEGHRRIALRAAEVLGVPTADDWREPWPLTDSRADWIAMRRSDLAWTRTHLLPWIRRHLRGESMGDGLSPKRPQLTPFVAAPAPVVDDRAGARSEHRAPAS, encoded by the coding sequence GTGCGGGGTTACGACAGCTATGTCGCTCTCGGTGACAGCTTCACCGAAGGTCTGAACGACGAGAACCCGGACGGGACTTTCCGCGGGTGGGCCGACCGGCTCGCCGAGATCCTGGCCGAGGGCGGGCCTGGCTTCCAGTACGCCAACCTCGCGCTGCGCGGCAAGATGCTCGCGGAGATCATCGAGGAGCAGGTCCCGATCGCCCTCGAGATCAAGCCGGACCTGGTGACCCTGTGCGCGGGCGGCAACGACGTGATCGTGCCCGGTTCCGACGTCGACGACATCGCGGCGCAGCTCGACGAGGTGATCGGCAAGCTGCGGGCGGCGGGCATCGACGTGCTCGTGTTCAACGGACCGGACACCAAGCACCTGCCGGTGATGAGCGTGCTGCGCGGCAAGATCGGCATCTACAACGCGCACCTGTGGACCAGCGCGGCCCGGCACGGCGCGAAGATCGTCGACCTGTGGGCGATGGACCCGCTGCACGACCCACGCGCGTGGAGCGACGACAGGCTGCACTTCACGGCGGAGGGGCACCGGCGGATCGCGTTGCGCGCGGCCGAGGTGCTGGGCGTGCCGACGGCCGACGACTGGCGCGAGCCGTGGCCGCTCACCGACTCCCGCGCCGACTGGATCGCGATGCGCCGGTCGGACCTGGCGTGGACCAGGACGCACCTGCTGCCGTGGATCCGCCGTCACCTGCGGGGCGAGTCCATGGGGGACGGTCTGTCGCCGAAGCGGCCGCAGCTCACGCCGTTCGTCGCGGCCCCCGCTCCGGTGGTGGACGACCGGGCGGGCGCGAGGTCGGAGCACCGCGCCCCGGCGAGCTGA
- a CDS encoding DUF6932 family protein — translation MPLPHWTPDGVLPPGRLPADVADIYERLVFDAPHQNAREILFSALNSYLGAVARTIPSGRAWVGGQFITRTPDIPGGLDVVLLPDDWGGLKRMTGRVRDSLYGLLTLRGVIVGQPAMYLDQVQPVGGLLDGFLCFPGDEETWADTWSYGGRRGFPEVVW, via the coding sequence ATGCCGCTGCCTCACTGGACCCCGGACGGGGTCCTTCCGCCCGGGCGGCTTCCGGCGGACGTGGCCGACATCTACGAACGTCTCGTCTTCGACGCGCCGCACCAGAACGCCCGCGAGATCCTGTTCAGCGCTCTGAACAGCTATCTCGGCGCGGTCGCCCGGACCATCCCGAGCGGCCGCGCCTGGGTCGGCGGGCAGTTCATCACCCGCACCCCGGACATTCCCGGCGGCCTCGACGTCGTGCTCCTTCCCGACGACTGGGGCGGGCTCAAGCGCATGACGGGCCGGGTGCGTGACTCGCTGTACGGGTTGCTGACCCTGCGCGGGGTCATCGTCGGGCAGCCTGCGATGTACCTCGATCAGGTACAACCGGTCGGTGGTCTGCTGGACGGGTTCCTGTGTTTCCCCGGCGACGAGGAGACGTGGGCCGACACCTGGTCGTACGGGGGCCGTCGCGGCTTCCCCGAGGTGGTGTGGTGA
- a CDS encoding GntR family transcriptional regulator, with protein MLESATRGQREPKYWALKQHLLDLLETMPPGSPIPTERALATEFAVSRTTVRQALADLTAEGRLHRVQGKGTFAAEPKLAQRLQLSSYTEDMRAKGREPSSRLLEVEELTAEPELAKLLGVRNGAKVLRMRRLRLADGEPMALETTHLPLGRFRGLRKHVSAGGSLYAVLREHYGVEMDSAEETIETALAGPQEADLLGADVGTPMLLLSRHSFAADGKPVEFVRSIYRGDRYKFVTTLSRP; from the coding sequence ATGTTGGAGTCAGCCACGCGCGGTCAGCGCGAACCGAAGTACTGGGCGTTGAAGCAGCACCTGCTCGACCTGCTCGAGACGATGCCGCCGGGGTCGCCGATTCCCACCGAACGCGCGCTGGCCACCGAGTTCGCGGTCTCCCGCACCACCGTGCGGCAGGCGCTCGCGGACCTGACCGCCGAGGGCCGGCTGCACCGGGTGCAGGGCAAGGGCACGTTCGCGGCCGAGCCGAAGCTGGCGCAGCGGCTGCAGCTGTCGTCCTACACGGAGGACATGCGGGCGAAGGGGCGCGAGCCGTCGTCCCGGTTGCTGGAGGTCGAGGAGCTGACGGCGGAGCCAGAGCTGGCCAAGTTGCTCGGCGTCCGCAACGGCGCGAAGGTGCTGCGGATGCGCCGTCTCCGGCTCGCCGACGGGGAACCGATGGCGCTGGAGACCACGCACCTGCCGCTGGGCCGGTTCCGCGGCCTGCGCAAGCACGTGTCCGCCGGGGGCTCCCTGTACGCGGTGTTGCGGGAGCACTACGGAGTGGAAATGGACAGTGCCGAGGAGACGATCGAAACGGCGCTCGCGGGACCGCAGGAGGCGGATCTGCTCGGAGCCGACGTCGGCACTCCGATGTTGTTGCTGTCCCGGCATTCGTTCGCCGCCGACGGCAAACCGGTCGAATTCGTGCGGTCCATCTACCGCGGCGACCGGTACAAGTTCGTGACGACGCTCTCGCGTCCGTAG
- a CDS encoding SIS domain-containing protein produces the protein MAAEIAEQPAVLGGLVARRAEIAEVAAAIARRPPRFALLAARGSSDHAALYAKYLIEVLLGLPAGLVSPSTVTLYGARPDLRDVLLVSVSQSGGSPDLFEFTETARKQGARTVAVTNTPASPLAGAAELSVDIGAGTETAVAATKTYSATLLALYLLVDAVRGGGSSAAAEIGPLAQQALDTDVQRAVDRYRFVDRIITTGRGYSYATALESALKLAETSYLAARAYSGADLLHGPVAAVDEETGVLAITGAGKGGAALRDVLSAVAERGADVLALGSSAGDVPAAVRVPVPSVAEELAPVLEVLPVQRIALGLALARGFDPDRPRGLNKVTRTR, from the coding sequence ATGGCCGCCGAAATCGCCGAGCAGCCCGCCGTCCTCGGCGGACTGGTGGCCCGCCGCGCGGAGATCGCCGAGGTGGCCGCCGCGATCGCCCGGCGACCACCGAGGTTCGCCCTCCTCGCCGCGCGCGGCTCCAGCGATCACGCGGCGCTGTACGCGAAGTACCTCATCGAGGTGCTGCTCGGGCTGCCCGCGGGGCTCGTCTCGCCGTCCACGGTCACCCTCTACGGCGCCCGCCCCGACCTGCGGGACGTGCTGCTGGTGTCGGTCAGCCAGAGCGGCGGCTCCCCTGACCTGTTCGAGTTCACCGAGACCGCGCGCAAGCAGGGCGCGCGCACGGTCGCGGTGACCAACACGCCCGCGTCGCCGCTGGCTGGCGCCGCGGAACTGTCCGTCGACATCGGCGCGGGCACCGAGACCGCGGTGGCCGCGACGAAGACCTACTCGGCGACGCTGCTCGCGCTGTACCTGCTGGTCGACGCCGTCCGCGGCGGTGGCTCCTCGGCGGCCGCCGAGATCGGTCCACTGGCCCAGCAGGCCCTCGACACCGACGTGCAGCGCGCGGTCGACCGGTACCGCTTCGTCGACCGGATCATCACGACCGGCCGCGGCTACTCCTACGCGACCGCGCTCGAATCGGCGCTCAAGCTCGCCGAGACCAGCTACCTCGCCGCGCGCGCGTACAGCGGCGCGGACCTGCTGCACGGTCCGGTGGCCGCGGTCGACGAGGAGACCGGCGTACTCGCGATCACCGGCGCGGGCAAGGGCGGTGCGGCGTTGCGGGACGTGCTGAGCGCGGTCGCCGAACGCGGTGCCGACGTGCTGGCGCTGGGCTCGTCCGCCGGGGATGTCCCGGCCGCCGTCCGCGTCCCGGTACCGTCCGTTGCCGAGGAACTCGCCCCCGTGCTGGAGGTGCTGCCGGTGCAGCGGATCGCGTTGGGACTGGCGCTGGCCCGTGGCTTCGACCCGGACCGGCCGCGCGGCCTGAACAAGGTGACCAGGACGCGATGA
- a CDS encoding DUF3159 domain-containing protein translates to MTEQAVPERESLGSILGGRKGAIDASLPPLAFVVGWLAAGSSIAWGSVAAIAVALVVGVVRLVRGDKARAVVVSLAAVIVAALIALHTGRAQDFFLIQVLSNVASALLWVTSVVVRWPLLGVVVGVLLGQKTRWRRDPELMRAYSRASLVWSLQYVLRVVVYLPLWWAGELVALGVARTVMTWPLQAVTIAVSGWVLYRTLPKEHPGLRVVQDSGRK, encoded by the coding sequence GTGACCGAACAAGCTGTTCCCGAGCGGGAGTCCCTGGGCAGCATCCTGGGTGGTCGCAAGGGGGCCATCGACGCGAGCCTGCCGCCGCTGGCCTTCGTGGTCGGCTGGCTGGCCGCGGGCTCGTCGATCGCGTGGGGGTCGGTGGCGGCGATCGCCGTCGCCCTGGTCGTCGGGGTCGTCCGGCTGGTGCGCGGGGACAAGGCGCGGGCCGTCGTGGTCAGCCTCGCGGCGGTGATCGTGGCCGCGCTGATCGCGCTGCACACCGGGCGGGCCCAGGACTTCTTCCTCATCCAGGTGCTGTCGAACGTCGCGAGCGCGTTGCTGTGGGTGACGAGCGTGGTCGTGCGATGGCCGCTTCTGGGTGTCGTGGTCGGGGTGCTGCTCGGGCAGAAGACCCGCTGGCGCAGGGACCCCGAGCTGATGCGCGCCTACTCGCGGGCCAGCCTGGTCTGGTCGCTCCAGTACGTGCTGCGCGTGGTCGTCTACCTGCCGCTGTGGTGGGCGGGTGAACTCGTGGCGCTGGGCGTGGCGCGCACGGTGATGACGTGGCCGTTGCAGGCCGTGACGATCGCGGTCAGCGGCTGGGTGCTGTACCGGACGTTGCCGAAGGAGCACCCGGGCCTGCGCGTGGTGCAGGACTCCGGCCGCAAGTAG
- a CDS encoding N-acetylglucosamine kinase: MTAFVLGVDAGGTSTRALAVGVDGAVLGTGRAGGANPNSHPPEEAVANLAAAIRAAVPFPERASACVVGMAGTSKLTDPAFAALFERGWRDLGLDRVVILTDAEVAFASATDAPDGTVLIAGTGSIAGRIRKRRMVATQGGYGWLLGDEGSGFWLGREAVRATLAALGHDGELGPLATAVLAEAGIDGTDRRYAWRRLITVANAEAPIRLARFAPLVAVTDPVATDIVERGADLLVRTALATREPDEETPVVLVGSVLGPDTRIGERVRAKLTGLDVRTSSDGVYGAAWLAAVEAFGEATARRAG, from the coding sequence ATGACGGCGTTCGTCCTCGGCGTCGACGCGGGCGGCACGTCCACGCGCGCGCTGGCCGTCGGCGTGGACGGCGCCGTCCTGGGCACCGGCCGGGCCGGCGGCGCGAACCCGAACTCGCACCCACCGGAGGAAGCGGTCGCGAACCTGGCGGCGGCCATCCGCGCGGCTGTCCCGTTCCCGGAGCGGGCAAGCGCTTGCGTCGTCGGGATGGCGGGCACGTCGAAGCTCACCGATCCGGCGTTCGCGGCGTTGTTCGAGCGCGGCTGGCGGGACCTCGGCCTGGACCGGGTCGTGATCCTGACCGACGCGGAGGTCGCCTTCGCCTCCGCGACCGACGCACCGGACGGGACGGTCCTGATCGCGGGCACCGGCTCGATCGCGGGGCGGATCCGCAAGCGGCGCATGGTGGCGACGCAGGGCGGTTACGGCTGGCTGCTCGGCGACGAGGGCTCGGGGTTCTGGCTCGGCAGGGAGGCGGTGCGCGCGACGCTGGCCGCGCTCGGCCACGACGGGGAACTCGGCCCGCTGGCCACCGCTGTGCTCGCCGAAGCCGGTATCGACGGCACCGACCGCCGCTACGCGTGGCGGCGGCTGATCACGGTCGCCAACGCCGAGGCGCCGATCCGCCTGGCCCGCTTCGCACCGCTGGTCGCGGTGACGGACCCGGTCGCGACGGACATCGTCGAACGCGGCGCGGATCTGCTGGTCCGCACGGCACTGGCGACCCGTGAGCCGGACGAGGAAACGCCGGTCGTGCTGGTCGGCAGCGTGCTCGGCCCGGACACCCGGATCGGCGAGCGGGTGCGCGCGAAACTGACCGGACTCGACGTCCGCACCAGCTCCGACGGCGTCTACGGCGCCGCCTGGCTCGCCGCGGTCGAAGCCTTCGGCGAAGCCACGGCCCGCCGGGCGGGCTGA
- a CDS encoding AfsR/SARP family transcriptional regulator, with product MLEEPRIQLLGPVQLFAGDRTAPIGGPGVRGLLALLALSPNRIIALDELIDVLWNHDPPPTARTIVHGNVSQLRRILRSFDPARIRIDTAAPGYRLVVDPARVDAHHARALFERARTAPPAERADLLARACSLWQGPELGGVPETVRAPELADLRIAVHGARVDADLALGRHADLIAELTRIVHEDPRRERTTGQLMRALYYSGRRADALEVYRSAARFASDRLGLDPGPELRALHERVLNDDLAPAAVPVDVTRVVPRQLPPAVPSLSGRSADLAWLESLGAGAAGAGTDAGAGAARVAAGAAVAVITGPPGIGKSALAVSWAHGAVERFPDGALFATLRGFDSPVPVAEVLAQFLLGLGVAPADLPESERERLALYRSLIGGRRILVVLDDARSAEQVRPLLPPGPGSVTVVTSRARLDGLAVSHGARVRRLEPLARPDSVRLIADVAGRGAAEHHEQLARLCGDLPLALRIAGARLAAGPAWTVTEFVAELEGERTRLAALDVDDAGVRAALDVSYRGLPSDVASMFRVLGAFPGPTVGPFVAAALCGVPVAEARRRLRVLAAHNLLAESGPEVFTRHDLVRLYQRELAGGLPVPGRAMTYYQAAADQARRRLLRIVDPVDFSGAPVELPPPGGFDEALAWFAAEWLNLLAVVEAAHESGHWDDVWRLARVAHTYRVVRPLWDEWRRLVSLGMAAAEASGDPEARFWMLISRCAMSLTFDLGGESLADASAAVAVAADSRREVIAKIHLGCALDCCGRHEEAISCLVEAVEAASMTGEDELRGQALANCAEALKAAGRYAEAISHQLESLKIDKRLGDESYVVVSLNNLAESYFSLGDDATAADYASEAVELASRRGFLLQEAVGRASLGRIMRRRGDDEGARLQLGLAVDLHRRVSPRPAPEVVAELAALGVESPDEPGSPGA from the coding sequence GTGCTCGAGGAACCACGCATCCAGCTGCTGGGACCGGTACAGCTGTTCGCCGGTGACCGGACGGCGCCGATCGGCGGGCCCGGCGTCCGCGGGCTGCTCGCGCTGCTGGCGCTGAGCCCGAACCGGATCATCGCTCTCGACGAGCTGATCGACGTGCTGTGGAACCACGACCCGCCGCCGACGGCGCGGACGATCGTGCACGGCAACGTCTCGCAGCTGCGCCGGATCCTGCGGTCGTTCGACCCGGCGCGGATCAGGATCGACACCGCGGCGCCCGGCTACCGGCTGGTGGTCGACCCGGCGCGGGTGGATGCCCACCACGCCCGCGCGTTGTTCGAGCGGGCCAGGACGGCGCCACCCGCCGAGCGCGCCGATCTGCTGGCGCGCGCGTGTTCGCTGTGGCAGGGGCCGGAACTGGGTGGCGTGCCGGAGACGGTGCGGGCGCCCGAGCTCGCCGACCTGCGGATCGCGGTGCACGGCGCGCGGGTCGACGCCGACCTCGCGCTCGGCAGGCACGCCGATCTCATCGCCGAGCTGACCCGGATCGTGCACGAAGATCCCCGGCGTGAACGCACGACTGGTCAGTTGATGCGCGCCCTCTACTACTCCGGACGGCGCGCCGACGCCCTGGAGGTGTACCGGTCCGCGGCGCGGTTCGCGTCGGATCGGCTCGGTCTCGATCCCGGCCCGGAGCTGCGGGCGCTGCACGAACGCGTGCTCAACGACGACCTCGCGCCGGCCGCGGTGCCGGTCGACGTGACCAGGGTGGTTCCGCGGCAGCTGCCGCCCGCGGTGCCGTCGTTGTCCGGGCGATCGGCGGATCTGGCGTGGCTGGAGAGCCTCGGCGCGGGCGCTGCGGGCGCGGGCACGGATGCGGGCGCGGGTGCCGCGCGCGTGGCCGCGGGTGCCGCTGTCGCGGTGATCACCGGGCCGCCGGGGATCGGCAAGAGCGCGCTCGCCGTGTCGTGGGCGCACGGGGCTGTCGAGCGGTTCCCGGACGGGGCGCTGTTCGCCACGTTGCGCGGGTTCGACTCGCCCGTGCCGGTGGCGGAGGTGCTGGCGCAGTTCCTGCTCGGGCTCGGGGTGGCGCCCGCCGACCTGCCGGAGTCCGAACGGGAACGGCTCGCGCTGTACCGGTCGCTGATCGGCGGGCGCCGGATACTGGTCGTGCTGGACGACGCCCGGTCGGCCGAGCAGGTGCGGCCGTTGCTGCCGCCCGGGCCGGGGTCGGTGACCGTGGTGACGAGCCGGGCGCGGCTGGATGGGCTGGCGGTTTCACACGGGGCACGGGTCCGGCGGCTGGAGCCGCTGGCCCGGCCGGACTCGGTGCGGTTGATCGCGGACGTGGCGGGTCGTGGCGCGGCCGAACACCACGAGCAGCTGGCGCGGTTGTGCGGAGATCTGCCGCTCGCGCTGCGGATCGCCGGGGCGCGGCTCGCGGCGGGTCCGGCGTGGACGGTGACGGAGTTCGTGGCCGAGCTGGAGGGGGAGCGGACGCGGCTCGCGGCGCTGGACGTGGACGACGCCGGGGTGCGAGCGGCGCTGGACGTGTCGTACCGCGGGCTGCCGTCCGACGTGGCTTCGATGTTCCGGGTGCTGGGGGCCTTTCCCGGGCCCACGGTTGGTCCGTTCGTGGCGGCGGCGTTGTGCGGGGTGCCCGTGGCGGAGGCGCGGCGGCGGCTGCGCGTGCTGGCGGCGCACAACCTGCTGGCCGAAAGCGGCCCGGAGGTGTTCACGCGGCACGATCTGGTGCGGCTGTACCAGCGTGAGCTGGCTGGCGGGCTCCCGGTGCCGGGCAGGGCGATGACGTACTACCAGGCGGCGGCCGACCAGGCGCGACGCCGTTTGCTGCGGATCGTCGACCCGGTGGACTTCTCGGGCGCGCCGGTCGAGTTGCCGCCGCCGGGCGGGTTCGACGAGGCACTGGCGTGGTTCGCGGCTGAGTGGCTGAACCTCTTGGCCGTGGTGGAGGCCGCGCACGAGTCGGGCCACTGGGACGACGTGTGGCGGCTCGCGCGGGTGGCCCACACGTACCGGGTGGTGCGTCCACTGTGGGACGAGTGGCGGCGGTTGGTGTCGCTGGGCATGGCGGCGGCGGAGGCATCGGGTGATCCCGAGGCGCGGTTCTGGATGCTGATCTCGCGCTGTGCCATGTCGTTGACGTTCGACTTGGGAGGGGAGAGCCTGGCGGACGCGTCGGCCGCGGTGGCGGTCGCCGCGGACTCCCGCCGGGAGGTGATCGCGAAGATCCACCTGGGTTGTGCGCTGGACTGCTGCGGCAGGCACGAGGAGGCGATCTCGTGCCTGGTCGAGGCGGTGGAGGCGGCGTCGATGACCGGTGAGGACGAACTGCGGGGCCAGGCGCTGGCGAACTGCGCCGAAGCGTTGAAGGCGGCGGGGCGCTACGCCGAGGCGATCTCGCACCAGCTGGAGTCGTTGAAGATCGACAAGCGTCTCGGCGACGAGAGCTATGTCGTCGTGTCACTGAACAACCTCGCCGAGTCGTACTTCAGCCTCGGCGACGACGCGACGGCCGCCGACTACGCCTCGGAAGCGGTGGAGCTGGCCTCGCGGCGCGGTTTCCTGCTGCAGGAGGCCGTCGGACGCGCCTCGCTGGGCCGGATCATGCGCCGCCGCGGCGACGACGAGGGAGCGCGCCTGCAACTCGGCCTGGCGGTCGATCTGCACCGGCGGGTCAGCCCCCGGCCGGCGCCGGAGGTGGTGGCGGAGCTGGCCGCGCTCGGGGTGGAGTCGCCGGACGAACCCGGGTCGCCGGGCGCTTAG